A window from Engraulis encrasicolus isolate BLACKSEA-1 chromosome 13, IST_EnEncr_1.0, whole genome shotgun sequence encodes these proteins:
- the LOC134461158 gene encoding frizzled-7-A-like produces the protein MAVSNDWIHANGLVVALIFLFSHSCCGQYHGEKGISIPEHGFCQPISIPLCTDIAYNQTIMPNLLGHTNQEDAGLEVHQFYPLVKVQCSVDLKFFLCSMYAPVCTVLEQAIPPCRSLCDRARQGCEALMNKFGFQWPERLRCENFPVHGAGEICVGQNISDPAGPTSEPTPRLQPELITLPSVVRSSPHQFSCPLQLQAPPYLNYYFMGVKDCGAPCEPNKANGLMYFREEEVKFGRLWVGIWSILCCVSTLFTVLTYLVDMRRFRYPERCIIFLSGCYFMVAVAYAAGFFLEDKVVCIDKFHEDSYRTVAQGTKKEGCTILFMILYFFGMASSIWWVLLSLTWFLSAGMKWGHEAIEANSQYFHLAAWAVPAVKTITILAMGQVDGDILTGVCYVGIYNVDALRGFVLAPLFVYLFIGTSFLLAGFVSLFRIRTIMKHDGTKTEKLEKLMVRIGVFSVLYTVPATIVIACYFYEQAFRPQWEKTWHMQTCKRFAVPCPVHNFAPMTPDFTVFMIKYLMTMIVGITSGFWIWSGKTLQSWRRFYKRLSNSSQGETTV, from the coding sequence ATGGCGGTATCGAATGACTGGATACACGCCAATGGACTAGTCGTTGCCCTGATTTTCTTATTTTCCCACTCGTGCTGTGGACAGTATCATGGCGAAAAGGGCATTTCGATCCCCGAGCACGGCTTCTGCCAGCCCATTTCCATCCCCCTCTGCACGGACATCGCTTACAACCAAACCATCATGCCGAACCTCTTGGGCCACACGAACCAGGAGGACGCGGGGCTAGAGGTGCACCAGTTCTACCCGCTGGTCAAAGTGCAGTGTTCCGTGGACCTCAAATTTTTCCTGTGCTCCATGTATGCCCCTGTGTGTACCGTGCTGGAGCAGGCTATTCCGCCGTGTCGCTCGCTGTGTGACCGCGCCAGGCAGGGTTGCGAGGCGCTCATGAACAAGTTCGGGTTCCAGTGGCCCGAGCGGCTGCGCTGCGAGAATTTCCCCGTCCACGGCGCCGGGGAGATCTGCGTGGGGCAGAATATCTCCGACCCAGCCGGGCCCACATCGGAGCCCACGCCCCGACTACAACCGGAGCTGATCACCTTGCCGAGCGTGGTGCGCTCCAGCCCCCACCAGTTCTCCTGCCCGCTGCAGCTGCAGGCGCCGCCGTACCTCAACTACTACTTCATGGGCGTGAAGGACTGTGGGGCTCCGTGCGAGCCCAACAAGGCCAACGGCCTCATGTACttcagagaggaggaggtgaagtttGGTCGACTGTGGGTGGGCATCTGGTCCATCCTGTGCTGCGTCAGCACGCTCTTCACGGTGCTCACGTACCTGGTGGACATGAGACGGTTCCGTTACCCGGAGCGCTGTATCATCTTCCTCTCCGGATGCTACTTCATGGTGGCCGTGGCCTACGCTGCGGGCTTCTTCCTCGAGGACAAGGTGGTGTGCATCGACAAATTCCACGAGGACAGCTATCGGACGGTGGCCCAGGGCACCAAGAAGGAGGGCTGCACCATCCTCTTCATGATCCTCTACTTCTTCGGCATGGCCAGCTCCATCTGGTGGGTCTTGCTCAGCCTCACCTGGTTCCTCTCGGCCGGCATGAAGTGGGGCCACGAAGCCATCGAGGCCAACTCGCAGTACTTCCACCTGGCCGCGTGGGCCGTGCCCGCCGTCAAGACCATCACCATCCTCGCCATGGGCCAGGTGGACGGCGACATACTCACCGGTGTGTGCTACGTGGGCATCTACAACGTGGACGCGCTGCGCGGGTTCGTGCTGGCGCCCCTCTTCGTCTACCTCTTCATCGGCACGTCTTTCTTACTGGCAGGCTTCGTCTCGCTGTTCCGCATCCGCACTATCATGAAGCACGACGGCACCAAGACGGAGAAGCTGGAGAAGCTGATGGTGCGCATCGGGGTCTTCAGCGTGCTCTACACAGTGCCCGCCACCATCGTCATCGCCTGCTACTTCTACGAGCAGGCCTTCCGCCCACAGTGGGAGAAGACCtggcacatgcagacatgcaagcGCTTCGCCGTGCCGTGCCCCGTGCACAACTTCGCGCCCATGACCCCGGATTTTACCGTGTTCATGATCAAATACCTCATGACGATGATCGTGGGCATCACCTCCGGGTTCTGGATATGGTCCGGGAAAACGCTCCAGTCCTGGCGTCGTTTTTACAAAAGACTGAGCAATAGTAGCCAGGGGGAGACCACAGTATGA